The Osmerus eperlanus chromosome 7, fOsmEpe2.1, whole genome shotgun sequence genome includes a region encoding these proteins:
- the LOC134023970 gene encoding germ cell-specific gene 1-like protein, with translation MLENMSRRSRSLLSLALTTLALALSILALCTSYWCEGTHKVVKPLCLSPVKMKNCGQNNSEPYTTESPTQNPYNRTLSPQRRDELTKIRQRQLANAVHYIWETGEDKYAFRYFHTGFWESCEKHNDGEKCRSFIDLTPGETQGVLWLSVISEF, from the exons ATGTTGGAAAACATGTCTCGCCGTtcccgctccctcctctccctggccctgACCACCCTGGCTCTGGCCCTCTCCATCCTTGCTCTGTGTACCTCCTACTGGTGCGAGGGCACCCACAAGGTGGTCAAGCCCCTCTGCCTGTCGCCCGTCAAGATGAAGAACTGTGGGCAGAACAACAGCGAGCCTTACACCACAG agagCCCCACCCAGAACCCCTACAACCGCACACTCTCTCCCCAGAGGAGAGACGAGCTGACCAAGATCCGCCAGAGGCAGCTGGCCAATGCCGTCCACTACATCTGGGAGACGGGTGAGGACAAGTACGCCTTCAGATACTTCCACACGGGGTTCTGGGAGAGCTGCGAGAAACACAACGATG GTGAAAAGTGCCGAAGCTTTATTGACTTAACTCCGGGAGAAACACAAG GTGTGTTGTGGTTGTCTGTGATATCTGAGTTC
- the foxj2 gene encoding forkhead box protein J2 isoform X4 has product MSSELNSSLTSIDWLPQLGVSSLRSGKERGGEKERKPDRGRERGDLPPRVSSPPPSGSKGKPPHSYATLIAMAIGAAPDRKLSLNDIYTWISDSFPYYSRTGRGWKNSIRHNLSLNKCFRKVPRPHSDPGKGSYWTMDSPSELHQARGTKRPFEEANTTAPPEERTEQGKGPPLQLPSPQAEHRPSASPPGPTRDPAPHQDSLSPPPYKMRSPYTPSSVSTYSSTLSAPCSNVSTSTLSPSFSVTDSLSPCTLSPSLSVPHTVSPSTLSPSLSVSHPVSPVTLSPSTASPSTIPTLTFPHPVPHLTIATPSAPPNSLPSVSVAPPTASPQPSTDPPLRFSFADLNLPDLYTSFQSLYRTMRERGASQSDVGALFGLTSDSTPLHTPTLPPMSPCPLSSGPLVTPGPLVTPGPLVTPGPLVTPGPLVAPGLPVHTGPPADRPETDRQSHANVLPPDWFSTTDSLKESFRVASNLDWAAIDLTSHPDLVESMRQAELCDWALDPVLFTSLCDSLNRFFTQKGLIGSSPGNSPLVPGIQPQPMAPRPRPTMKHLHGNSEEIQDDFDWDSLIV; this is encoded by the exons atgtcTTCAGAACTGAACTCCAGTCTGACCAGCATCGACTGGCTCCCACAATTGGGAGTGAGCAGTCTGCGTTccgggaaggagaggggaggagagaaggagaggaaaccggacagggggagggagagaggagacctcCCGCCTCGTGTGTCGTCGCCTCCTCCCTCCGGCTCCAAGGGGAAGCCCCCCCACAGCTACGCCACTCTCATCGCCATGGCGATAGGCGCGGCCCCGGACAGGAAGCTGAGTTTGAATGACATCTACACCTGGATCAGCGACTCCTTCCCCTATTACAGCAGGACTGGCCGTGGGTGGAAG AACTCTATCCGCCACAACCTGTCCCTGAACAAGTGCTTCAGGAAAGTTCCTCGACCGCACAGTGACCCTGGCAAG GGTTCCTATTGGACAATGGACAGTCCCTCAGAACTCCATCAAGCGAGAGGAACCAAACGACCGTTCGAGGAAGCGAACACAACC GCACccccagaggagaggacagagcaaGGGAAGGGCCCCCCTCTTCAGCTACCGTCCCCCCAGGCGGAGCACCGACCTTCAGCCTCTCCACCAGGACCCACCCGAGACCCAGCACCCCACCAGGActcactgtctccccctccctacaag ATGCGATCGCCTTACACGCCGAGTTCGGTCTCCACCTACTCGTCTACTCTCTCGGCCCCCTGTTCCAATGTCTCTacttccactctctccccctctttctctgtcactgattctctctccccctgtactctctccccctctctctctgtgccccatactgtctccccctctactctctccccctctctctctgtgtcccatcCGGTCTCTcctgtcactctctccccctctacagcATCCCCGTCGACTATCCCAACTCTCACCTTTCCCCATCCAGTCCCCCACCTTACGATCGCCACGCCTTCCGCCCCTCCCAACTCCCTCCCTTCCGTCTCTGTGGCCCCTCCGACCGCCTCCCCGCAACCGTCCACTGATCCCCCGCTCCGGTTCTCCTTTGCCGACCTGAACCTGCCAGACTTGTACACCTCCTTCCAGTCTCTCTACAGGACTATGAGGGAAAGAGGCGCCTCGCAAT CGGATGTTGGCGCTCTCTTTGGGCTGACCAGTGACAGCACCCCGCTGCACactccaaccctccctccaaTGTCCCCTTGTCCTTTGTCCTCTGGACCCTTAGTGACCCCTGGGCCCTTAGTGACCCCTGGCCCCTTAGTGACCCCTGGCCCCTTAGTGACCCCTGGACCTTTAGTGGCCCCTGGACTCCCAGTCCacactggaccccctgcagatCGTCCAGAGACTGACAGACAATCTCATGCCAATG tGCTACCGCCTGATTGGTTCAGCACCACAGACTCACTGAAGGAGAGTTTCCGTGTTGCTAGCAACCTGGACTGGGCAGCTATAGACCTAACCAGCCACCCAG ACCTCGTGGAGAGCATGAGGCAGGCGGAGCTCTGTGATTGGGCGCTGGACCCGGTGCTCTTCACCTCCCTTTGCGATTCGCTGAATCGCTTCTTCACTCAGAAGGGCCTGATCGGCTCGTCTCCTGGGAACTCCCCCCTGGTGCCAG GTATCCAGCCTCAGCCAATGGCTCCTCGGCCCCGTCCTACGATGAAACATCTCCACGGCAACAGCGAGGAGATCCAAGATGACTTCGACTGGGACTCTCTGATCGTCTGA
- the foxj2 gene encoding forkhead box protein J3 isoform X2: MSSELNSSLTSIDWLPQLGVSSLRSGKERGGEKERKPDRGRERGDLPPRVSSPPPSGSKGKPPHSYATLIAMAIGAAPDRKLSLNDIYTWISDSFPYYSRTGRGWKNSIRHNLSLNKCFRKVPRPHSDPGKGSYWTMDSPSELHQARGTKRPFEEANTTAPPEERTEQGKGPPLQLPSPQAEHRPSASPPGPTRDPAPHQDSLSPPPYKMRSPYTPSSVSTYSSTLSAPCSNVSTSTLSPSFSVTDSLSPCTLSPSLSVPHTVSPSTLSPSLSVSHPVSPVTLSPSTASPSTIPTLTFPHPVPHLTIATPSAPPNSLPSVSVAPPTASPQPSTDPPLRFSFADLNLPDLYTSFQSLYRTMRERGASQSDVGALFGLTSDSTPLHTPTLPPMSPCPLSSGPLVTPGPLVTPGPLVTPGPLVTPGPLVAPGLPVHTGPPADRPETDRQSHANVLPPDWFSTTDSLKESFRVASNLDWAAIDLTSHPDLVESMRQAELCDWALDPVLFTSLCDSLNRFFTQKGLIGSSPGNSPLVPGAPPSLPPPLSANSLSLASLTHPSPLPYPPLVPPPSGGQPPRRSLHPQAQQRPPLTQPGPTQTPHSAGIQPQPMAPRPRPTMKHLHGNSEEIQDDFDWDSLIV, translated from the exons atgtcTTCAGAACTGAACTCCAGTCTGACCAGCATCGACTGGCTCCCACAATTGGGAGTGAGCAGTCTGCGTTccgggaaggagaggggaggagagaaggagaggaaaccggacagggggagggagagaggagacctcCCGCCTCGTGTGTCGTCGCCTCCTCCCTCCGGCTCCAAGGGGAAGCCCCCCCACAGCTACGCCACTCTCATCGCCATGGCGATAGGCGCGGCCCCGGACAGGAAGCTGAGTTTGAATGACATCTACACCTGGATCAGCGACTCCTTCCCCTATTACAGCAGGACTGGCCGTGGGTGGAAG AACTCTATCCGCCACAACCTGTCCCTGAACAAGTGCTTCAGGAAAGTTCCTCGACCGCACAGTGACCCTGGCAAG GGTTCCTATTGGACAATGGACAGTCCCTCAGAACTCCATCAAGCGAGAGGAACCAAACGACCGTTCGAGGAAGCGAACACAACC GCACccccagaggagaggacagagcaaGGGAAGGGCCCCCCTCTTCAGCTACCGTCCCCCCAGGCGGAGCACCGACCTTCAGCCTCTCCACCAGGACCCACCCGAGACCCAGCACCCCACCAGGActcactgtctccccctccctacaag ATGCGATCGCCTTACACGCCGAGTTCGGTCTCCACCTACTCGTCTACTCTCTCGGCCCCCTGTTCCAATGTCTCTacttccactctctccccctctttctctgtcactgattctctctccccctgtactctctccccctctctctctgtgccccatactgtctccccctctactctctccccctctctctctgtgtcccatcCGGTCTCTcctgtcactctctccccctctacagcATCCCCGTCGACTATCCCAACTCTCACCTTTCCCCATCCAGTCCCCCACCTTACGATCGCCACGCCTTCCGCCCCTCCCAACTCCCTCCCTTCCGTCTCTGTGGCCCCTCCGACCGCCTCCCCGCAACCGTCCACTGATCCCCCGCTCCGGTTCTCCTTTGCCGACCTGAACCTGCCAGACTTGTACACCTCCTTCCAGTCTCTCTACAGGACTATGAGGGAAAGAGGCGCCTCGCAAT CGGATGTTGGCGCTCTCTTTGGGCTGACCAGTGACAGCACCCCGCTGCACactccaaccctccctccaaTGTCCCCTTGTCCTTTGTCCTCTGGACCCTTAGTGACCCCTGGGCCCTTAGTGACCCCTGGCCCCTTAGTGACCCCTGGCCCCTTAGTGACCCCTGGACCTTTAGTGGCCCCTGGACTCCCAGTCCacactggaccccctgcagatCGTCCAGAGACTGACAGACAATCTCATGCCAATG tGCTACCGCCTGATTGGTTCAGCACCACAGACTCACTGAAGGAGAGTTTCCGTGTTGCTAGCAACCTGGACTGGGCAGCTATAGACCTAACCAGCCACCCAG ACCTCGTGGAGAGCATGAGGCAGGCGGAGCTCTGTGATTGGGCGCTGGACCCGGTGCTCTTCACCTCCCTTTGCGATTCGCTGAATCGCTTCTTCACTCAGAAGGGCCTGATCGGCTCGTCTCCTGGGAACTCCCCCCTGGTGCCAGGTGCTCCTCCGTCGCTTCCGCCTCCCCTTTCTGCCAACTCTCTATCCCTGGCCAGCCTCACCCATCCCTCGCCCCTTCCCTATCCCCCTCTGGTGCCTCCTCCCAGTGGGGGGCAGCCCCCCAGGAGGAGTTTGCACCCCCAGGCCCAACAAAGACCCCCTCTCACACAGCCTGGCCCCACCCAGACACCCCACTCTGCCG GTATCCAGCCTCAGCCAATGGCTCCTCGGCCCCGTCCTACGATGAAACATCTCCACGGCAACAGCGAGGAGATCCAAGATGACTTCGACTGGGACTCTCTGATCGTCTGA
- the atg12 gene encoding ubiquitin-like protein ATG12, which yields MACNVSGSSIDCDSSVLHRREKLRMSDNAESPTEAPKDEPSAVQQPAEDSADEKKKIDILLKAVGDTPIMKTKKWSVEKGRTVQSLSLFIARFLKMDANEQLFIYVNQSFSPSPDQEVGVLFECFGSDGKLILHYCKSQAWG from the exons ATGGCGTGCAACGTTTCCGGAAGTAGCATAGACTGCGACAGTTCAGTTCTTCACAGGAGAGAAAAGCTGAGGATGTCTGATAATGCGGAGTCCCCCACGGAGGCGCCAAAAGATGAGCCTTCCGCTGTACAACAACCCGCAGAGGACTCGGCAgacgagaagaaaaaaa TTGACATCTTGTTGAAGGCAGTGGGTGACACTCCCATAATGAAGACGAAGAAATGGTCAGTCGAGAAAGGGAGGACAgtgcaatctctctctctgttcatcgcCCGTTTCCTCAAGATGGATGCTAATGAACAGCTG TTTATTTATGTAAATCAGTCATTTTCACCCTCACCCGATCAAGAAGTAGGAGTCCTCTTTGAA TGCTTCGGCAGTGATGGGAAGTTGATTCTACATTACTGTAAATCTCAAGCCTGGGGCTGA
- the foxj2 gene encoding forkhead box protein J2 isoform X3 — protein MSSELNSSLTSIDWLPQLGVSSLRSGKERGGEKERKPDRGRERGDLPPRVSSPPPSGSKGKPPHSYATLIAMAIGAAPDRKLSLNDIYTWISDSFPYYSRTGRGWKNSIRHNLSLNKCFRKVPRPHSDPGKGSYWTMDSPSELHQARGTKRPFEEANTTAPPEERTEQGKGPPLQLPSPQAEHRPSASPPGPTRDPAPHQDSLSPPPYKMRSPYTPSSVSTYSSTLSAPCSNVSTSTLSPSFSVTDSLSPCTLSPSLSVPHTVSPSTLSPSLSVSHPVSPVTLSPSTASPSTIPTLTFPHPVPHLTIATPSAPPNSLPSVSVAPPTASPQPSTDPPLRFSFADLNLPDLYTSFQSLYRTMRERGASQSDVGALFGLTSDSTPLHTPTLPPMSPCPLSSGPLVTPGPLVTPGPLVTPGPLVTPGPLVAPGLPVHTGPPADRPETDRQSHANVLPPDWFSTTDSLKESFRVASNLDWAAIDLTSHPDLVESMRQAELCDWALDPVLFTSLCDSLNRFFTQKGLIGSSPGNSPLVPAGIQPQPMAPRPRPTMKHLHGNSEEIQDDFDWDSLIV, from the exons atgtcTTCAGAACTGAACTCCAGTCTGACCAGCATCGACTGGCTCCCACAATTGGGAGTGAGCAGTCTGCGTTccgggaaggagaggggaggagagaaggagaggaaaccggacagggggagggagagaggagacctcCCGCCTCGTGTGTCGTCGCCTCCTCCCTCCGGCTCCAAGGGGAAGCCCCCCCACAGCTACGCCACTCTCATCGCCATGGCGATAGGCGCGGCCCCGGACAGGAAGCTGAGTTTGAATGACATCTACACCTGGATCAGCGACTCCTTCCCCTATTACAGCAGGACTGGCCGTGGGTGGAAG AACTCTATCCGCCACAACCTGTCCCTGAACAAGTGCTTCAGGAAAGTTCCTCGACCGCACAGTGACCCTGGCAAG GGTTCCTATTGGACAATGGACAGTCCCTCAGAACTCCATCAAGCGAGAGGAACCAAACGACCGTTCGAGGAAGCGAACACAACC GCACccccagaggagaggacagagcaaGGGAAGGGCCCCCCTCTTCAGCTACCGTCCCCCCAGGCGGAGCACCGACCTTCAGCCTCTCCACCAGGACCCACCCGAGACCCAGCACCCCACCAGGActcactgtctccccctccctacaag ATGCGATCGCCTTACACGCCGAGTTCGGTCTCCACCTACTCGTCTACTCTCTCGGCCCCCTGTTCCAATGTCTCTacttccactctctccccctctttctctgtcactgattctctctccccctgtactctctccccctctctctctgtgccccatactgtctccccctctactctctccccctctctctctgtgtcccatcCGGTCTCTcctgtcactctctccccctctacagcATCCCCGTCGACTATCCCAACTCTCACCTTTCCCCATCCAGTCCCCCACCTTACGATCGCCACGCCTTCCGCCCCTCCCAACTCCCTCCCTTCCGTCTCTGTGGCCCCTCCGACCGCCTCCCCGCAACCGTCCACTGATCCCCCGCTCCGGTTCTCCTTTGCCGACCTGAACCTGCCAGACTTGTACACCTCCTTCCAGTCTCTCTACAGGACTATGAGGGAAAGAGGCGCCTCGCAAT CGGATGTTGGCGCTCTCTTTGGGCTGACCAGTGACAGCACCCCGCTGCACactccaaccctccctccaaTGTCCCCTTGTCCTTTGTCCTCTGGACCCTTAGTGACCCCTGGGCCCTTAGTGACCCCTGGCCCCTTAGTGACCCCTGGCCCCTTAGTGACCCCTGGACCTTTAGTGGCCCCTGGACTCCCAGTCCacactggaccccctgcagatCGTCCAGAGACTGACAGACAATCTCATGCCAATG tGCTACCGCCTGATTGGTTCAGCACCACAGACTCACTGAAGGAGAGTTTCCGTGTTGCTAGCAACCTGGACTGGGCAGCTATAGACCTAACCAGCCACCCAG ACCTCGTGGAGAGCATGAGGCAGGCGGAGCTCTGTGATTGGGCGCTGGACCCGGTGCTCTTCACCTCCCTTTGCGATTCGCTGAATCGCTTCTTCACTCAGAAGGGCCTGATCGGCTCGTCTCCTGGGAACTCCCCCCTGGTGCCAG cAGGTATCCAGCCTCAGCCAATGGCTCCTCGGCCCCGTCCTACGATGAAACATCTCCACGGCAACAGCGAGGAGATCCAAGATGACTTCGACTGGGACTCTCTGATCGTCTGA
- the foxj2 gene encoding forkhead box protein J3 isoform X1, which yields MSSELNSSLTSIDWLPQLGVSSLRSGKERGGEKERKPDRGRERGDLPPRVSSPPPSGSKGKPPHSYATLIAMAIGAAPDRKLSLNDIYTWISDSFPYYSRTGRGWKNSIRHNLSLNKCFRKVPRPHSDPGKGSYWTMDSPSELHQARGTKRPFEEANTTAPPEERTEQGKGPPLQLPSPQAEHRPSASPPGPTRDPAPHQDSLSPPPYKMRSPYTPSSVSTYSSTLSAPCSNVSTSTLSPSFSVTDSLSPCTLSPSLSVPHTVSPSTLSPSLSVSHPVSPVTLSPSTASPSTIPTLTFPHPVPHLTIATPSAPPNSLPSVSVAPPTASPQPSTDPPLRFSFADLNLPDLYTSFQSLYRTMRERGASQSDVGALFGLTSDSTPLHTPTLPPMSPCPLSSGPLVTPGPLVTPGPLVTPGPLVTPGPLVAPGLPVHTGPPADRPETDRQSHANVLPPDWFSTTDSLKESFRVASNLDWAAIDLTSHPDLVESMRQAELCDWALDPVLFTSLCDSLNRFFTQKGLIGSSPGNSPLVPGAPPSLPPPLSANSLSLASLTHPSPLPYPPLVPPPSGGQPPRRSLHPQAQQRPPLTQPGPTQTPHSAAGIQPQPMAPRPRPTMKHLHGNSEEIQDDFDWDSLIV from the exons atgtcTTCAGAACTGAACTCCAGTCTGACCAGCATCGACTGGCTCCCACAATTGGGAGTGAGCAGTCTGCGTTccgggaaggagaggggaggagagaaggagaggaaaccggacagggggagggagagaggagacctcCCGCCTCGTGTGTCGTCGCCTCCTCCCTCCGGCTCCAAGGGGAAGCCCCCCCACAGCTACGCCACTCTCATCGCCATGGCGATAGGCGCGGCCCCGGACAGGAAGCTGAGTTTGAATGACATCTACACCTGGATCAGCGACTCCTTCCCCTATTACAGCAGGACTGGCCGTGGGTGGAAG AACTCTATCCGCCACAACCTGTCCCTGAACAAGTGCTTCAGGAAAGTTCCTCGACCGCACAGTGACCCTGGCAAG GGTTCCTATTGGACAATGGACAGTCCCTCAGAACTCCATCAAGCGAGAGGAACCAAACGACCGTTCGAGGAAGCGAACACAACC GCACccccagaggagaggacagagcaaGGGAAGGGCCCCCCTCTTCAGCTACCGTCCCCCCAGGCGGAGCACCGACCTTCAGCCTCTCCACCAGGACCCACCCGAGACCCAGCACCCCACCAGGActcactgtctccccctccctacaag ATGCGATCGCCTTACACGCCGAGTTCGGTCTCCACCTACTCGTCTACTCTCTCGGCCCCCTGTTCCAATGTCTCTacttccactctctccccctctttctctgtcactgattctctctccccctgtactctctccccctctctctctgtgccccatactgtctccccctctactctctccccctctctctctgtgtcccatcCGGTCTCTcctgtcactctctccccctctacagcATCCCCGTCGACTATCCCAACTCTCACCTTTCCCCATCCAGTCCCCCACCTTACGATCGCCACGCCTTCCGCCCCTCCCAACTCCCTCCCTTCCGTCTCTGTGGCCCCTCCGACCGCCTCCCCGCAACCGTCCACTGATCCCCCGCTCCGGTTCTCCTTTGCCGACCTGAACCTGCCAGACTTGTACACCTCCTTCCAGTCTCTCTACAGGACTATGAGGGAAAGAGGCGCCTCGCAAT CGGATGTTGGCGCTCTCTTTGGGCTGACCAGTGACAGCACCCCGCTGCACactccaaccctccctccaaTGTCCCCTTGTCCTTTGTCCTCTGGACCCTTAGTGACCCCTGGGCCCTTAGTGACCCCTGGCCCCTTAGTGACCCCTGGCCCCTTAGTGACCCCTGGACCTTTAGTGGCCCCTGGACTCCCAGTCCacactggaccccctgcagatCGTCCAGAGACTGACAGACAATCTCATGCCAATG tGCTACCGCCTGATTGGTTCAGCACCACAGACTCACTGAAGGAGAGTTTCCGTGTTGCTAGCAACCTGGACTGGGCAGCTATAGACCTAACCAGCCACCCAG ACCTCGTGGAGAGCATGAGGCAGGCGGAGCTCTGTGATTGGGCGCTGGACCCGGTGCTCTTCACCTCCCTTTGCGATTCGCTGAATCGCTTCTTCACTCAGAAGGGCCTGATCGGCTCGTCTCCTGGGAACTCCCCCCTGGTGCCAGGTGCTCCTCCGTCGCTTCCGCCTCCCCTTTCTGCCAACTCTCTATCCCTGGCCAGCCTCACCCATCCCTCGCCCCTTCCCTATCCCCCTCTGGTGCCTCCTCCCAGTGGGGGGCAGCCCCCCAGGAGGAGTTTGCACCCCCAGGCCCAACAAAGACCCCCTCTCACACAGCCTGGCCCCACCCAGACACCCCACTCTGCCG cAGGTATCCAGCCTCAGCCAATGGCTCCTCGGCCCCGTCCTACGATGAAACATCTCCACGGCAACAGCGAGGAGATCCAAGATGACTTCGACTGGGACTCTCTGATCGTCTGA
- the isoc2 gene encoding isochorismatase domain-containing protein 2 has translation MSGSIGRLSTEGSVLLLCDMQEKFRPNIFQFTNIVSNAARLLQASRVLGIPPIVTEQYPRGLGPTVPELGAGDLPAHAKTKFTMLTEEVKEELRALGSPKQAILCGIETQACIACTTFDLLESGVEVHIVADAVSSRSQTDRLFALSRLRQSGAFLTTTEAVLLQLVQDAKHPSFKEIQKLLVHPSPDTGLLAFFSSL, from the exons A TGTCAGGTAGTATTGGCAGGCTGTCCACCGAGGGTTCCGTGCTCCTTCTGTGTGACATGCAGGAGAAGTTCAGACCCAACATCTTCCAGTTCACCAACATAGTCAGCAATGCGGCCAGGCTTCTCCAG gCCAGCCGTGTCCTGGGGATCCCCCCCATCGTGACCGAGCAGTACCCCAGGGGCCTGGGCCCCACGGTGCCAGAGCTGGGCGCCGGGGACCTACCGGCCCACGCCAAGACCAAGTTCACCATGCTgacggaggaggtgaaggaggagctgCGGGCCCTGGGGAGCCCCAAGCAAGCCATCCTGTGTGGGATCGAGACCCAGGCCTGCATCGCG TGCACGACCTTTGACCTGCTGGAGAGTGGCGTAGAAGTCCACATCGTGGCGGATGCCGTCTCCTCCAGAAG tcagacagacaggttgttCGCTCTGTCCCGTCTGAGACAGAGTGGAGCCTTCCTCACCACCACAGAAGCTGTTCTTCTGCAGCTGGTTCAAGATGCCAAACACCCCAGCTTTAAGGAG atCCAGAAGCTGTTGGTTCACCCCTCGCCAGACACAGGCCTGCTGGCGTTCTTCAGCTCCCTATAG